The Chroicocephalus ridibundus chromosome 4, bChrRid1.1, whole genome shotgun sequence genome contains the following window.
TGGAGCATCCCCCGGGATCCCCGTGGGCGGCATCTCACGGAGCATCCCCGAGgtccccgccccgtccccgccccgAGCAGGCGGGGTCCCCGCTGCCGTGTCCGGGCCACCCTTTTCCCGTGGGTTCCCAGTCCCAGGAGCCACCACCGAGAGCCGCCGCACCGCAAGGTGAGTGGACGCATCCCACCCACGGGGGTCCCGAGTGGGAACAGAAGGAGCAGGAGCGGGGTTAAGGCATGTATTGCCTTGCAAAGAAAGGGTTAAGGGTGGGCTTGTCCCCACAGCGCATCACCCGTTGGGGGGTCCcgggtgggagcagggggatAAAGCATGTATTGCCGTGCAAAGAAAGGGTTAAGACTGCGCTTGTCCCCTTTGGCGTGGGAGCGGGAGGTGGGACACCTCCCGGGGCAGCTGTGCCACCGGGCTCGGTGGTTAATAACAGCAGCCGGGGCCTATATAAAGCACTCGCTGGCTTTAGGGAGTGCCTGGGTGGATATTCAGGAGCTATTAAGGCTGTTGGCAGCTCACAGGGTGCCGGGGtagccctgcccgtgcccccaAAACCACGCAGAAGCGCCTGGGAGGCTGGAGACATCACAGAAAGTCACTGCAGAAATAGCGCCGAGGGGAAGAAAACTTCTATTTCTTTCCCAAACAGAAGTTTTTCCACTTTGCGTGAATATAGGAAATACTTGGGGTGCTCTATAGACATCTGCCGTGGGGTTTTCCTCCGCGGGGTCGGTGAGAGCTCAGAGAGCTGGTGGAGGAATAGCATTTTTTCAAGAGTTTGGTTATAAATATTGGATCTGCCATCCCGGTCCCCACAGGGAGACTCCTGCCACGACGTCCCAAGGCAATAAAAAACCCATGCAAAGGTGCGAAATTGCTCCAGGGCGAAGATGTGGGGCTGTCCCTTGGCTGTGCCCCCTGGGAGCCGGCATTGCCCCTCGCCGGGGCACCACAAGCCCTGGCAGCCCATACCTGCGGCTCGACCGAAGGCCACCCGGCGGCATCCGTCCCTGGGGCGCCCGCGGGAGCTGCGTGCCCACCCCCGGCTTCACCCTGCCAACAAACCACACACCCAAGGGCTTAAAAATAccccagaaggcaaataaaagctttgcaaaacacTAGCTGTTCAAACCGTCTGGGCTGCTCCGGCTTAAAAATCCGGCGGGCTCAGCAGGATGAATATTTGCTGGTTGTGAAAacttgggaggtttttttgttattccTCAGGCAGGGCAGCCGGATTTGCTGTGACCTTTGTGCAGACAAATGTTTCTTTCGGAGACAattttacttctctgttttcaatttggaattttccttttctttccccgtttctgcctctcccttttttttttttttttttttttttggtgtggtgtttttttcccccctcttatgAATGCTCTCTTTGATGGGCGGGATCCAGCTCAGGGCCGCGGCTATTCCTGCACGCAAGCGGGTTTGTGGCATGTGGCCCTGCCACGGCCGAGCGGCTCCACAAAACTTTTAAGGTAGCTTTTATCGGCTGGCCCGGAGCAGCTGGTGGCACGTGTGTCGTGTGTCCCTCCTGCCGTGCCCTCCAGCCCACGGTGGGGGACAAAGGGGAACCCCCACCCGGGGGTGCCACCCTTCTCTCGCCTGCTGCAAGCGTCCGTCCCGTGCGTTGTGGggtggctgtgtcccccccgACGTGCTGTGCCGGTTTTGTAGCCCCTCATTTTTTTAGTGGAATCTTCTCCGGGATGACCTTctcctgttctggcagggggttggacttgatggtctccaaagctcccttccaacccccccccattctgggattctgtagggacacaaagatgatgagggactggagcccctctgtgctgaggaaaggctgagagccctggggctgttcagcctggagaagaggagaggggatctcatcaatgctcaacAATACCtacagggcggggggcaagaggatggggccagactcttctcagtggtgcccagcgacaggacaaggggcaacgggcacagagtggaacacgggaaattccatctcaacatgaggaaaaacttctttacttggggggtggcagagcactggaagaggctgcccagggaggctgtggagtctccttctctggagatattccaaacctgcctggacgcgttcctgtcccacctgctctgggtgaccctgctctggcagggggttggacaagatggtctccagagggcccttccaggccctgtcattctgtgactctgtgattctgtggtgctGCCTCGGGGAGGGGAAGTGAACAACGCCAGCCATCGTGCAGGACAAAACCACTACGTGGGTGCGTGCGTCACCCAGTGTCCCGCGCCGgcagccagcacccccagccggGGCAGGGAGGTGGCCGTGTGTCTGCTGGAGGCAGCAAGAACAGCTCACCGCtgccctttgggttttttttttcctttataaaaagtGGTTTAAGGCTGGAATAAATCTTCCTGACTTGGGAGCAGAGCAGACCTGGCacgggtggggttttttgggggcaGATCAAATGCGCAGCTCCATGTTGAGCCGTGTttctcggaggaggaggagggtgctgaCATGGTTTGCGATGCAGCGTGAGCAAAGAGCAAAAACCTGGTGAAAAACCCatggggaggctggtgggagcccagggggcttggggcagagcagccccaggtccCCACAGTCCCGTGTCCTCTTCCATCTTGGCACTGGCGGCGTTGTAAGGTCAACGATGGTGTTGGGTCAACAACAACCCTGCAGTGGCCCATTTCATCCGGGGAGGGGTTTTGGGGCTGGATTCACCCCCAGAGCCATCCAGGCTGCTCGCAGCAGTGACCCCCGGTTTCTCCCGCAGGTCTCGGACGAAGGTTTGTCCTGCGGCACCGGAGCTGTCAGCTCCGCCTGGGCAGGTACGTGATGGGGACTTCCCCGTTTCCAGCCTGTTGCTGCTGTCACCTGTAACTCTTCTACAAAATCTCTATTTTCGGATGGTGTATGTTAAAAATGACTTCAGcatcttttgtcttttcctttttcaggaaaaatgtcaGACGGTTTCTCTGTAAGTATGGCTTGCTTTAGAAAGAAACCCCACACACATATGGGGGCTGTGATTGTTTAATTGCCGTGAAGCGGGGACCTTCAGCAGGGGTGGGAGCATGGCGGCGCCAACCTGCGTGACTCCCCAAATCCCTCCCCCCAGTTACATGGGCGCTTACTGGTTTTCTGGAGGCCTCAGCCCAGGTACCCacctggggagcagctggggcctCGGCACGGGCTGTAGGACACAAAAGCTGGGTGTTGGAGGGCTCAGCCTGACCCCAGGGTTCAGGCCACCCACCTaaccctcctcctctcccctctctccccagttGTCTGACGCCTTGTCCCCCGGCAACAACCCgaacccctctgcccccccaccccaaggctGGCCCTCCTGGGGGAACCAGCCGCCGGCTCCGGGGGGGTTCCCGGGCTATTCCGGTCCTCCGGGCACCTATCCTggctctccagcagcaccaggcacatACCCAGGAGCACCGGGAGCATATCCTGGAGCACCAGGAGCATACCCTGGAGCACCGGGGCCATATCCCGGAGCACCGGGGCCGTATCCTGGAGGACCAGCAGGATCAGGACCATATCCAGGAGCACCAGCAGGATCAGGACCGTATCCCGCCCCCGGGCAACCGCCCAGTGGCCCTGGATTTGGGCCCCACCCTCCGCAGGGGGGACCGGCTCCTCCCATGGTAACGGCTCCATCATATCATAAGGATTTCTGTGTCTTCGCTGCCTGATTTTGCCCGTCCCTGGGACGACCTGGGGCTGgctgtccctgggggggggggtggcatgGATGCTCACTGTGTCACGGGGGGCCCCCGGTGTGTTGTCACTTTGGAGGTGGCTTTCTGCTAATAGCAAATCCCTGTTGTCTCCCAGAAAGTCCCCTTCGAGCTGCCCCTGCAGGGAGGACTCGTCCCTCGGACGCTCATAACCATCACAGGCACCATCAACCCCAACCCCA
Protein-coding sequences here:
- the LGALS3 gene encoding galectin-3: MSDGFSLSDALSPGNNPNPSAPPPQGWPSWGNQPPAPGGFPGYSGPPGTYPGSPAAPGTYPGAPGAYPGAPGAYPGAPGPYPGAPGPYPGGPAGSGPYPGAPAGSGPYPAPGQPPSGPGFGPHPPQGGPAPPMKVPFELPLQGGLVPRTLITITGTINPNPNRFSLDFKKGNDIAFHFNPRFKEDNRKVIVCNSMFQNNWGKEERTAPRFPFEAGRPFKLQILCEVDHFKVAVDDAHLLQYSFREKKVNEVTKLCIAGDITLTSAVATTI